A section of the Clostridium felsineum DSM 794 genome encodes:
- a CDS encoding ABC transporter ATP-binding protein gives MNYVIRTVNVTKSFKERNAVEDVSMNIKKGEIYALLGENGAGKTTLMKMITNLIRPSIGEIEIFGEKLSVKSFEILKRMGQIIEYPVFYNKLTAKENIELHLEYMGYYDERTIDEIFKLVHLEENKDKKVREFSLGMKQRLGIARAISTRPEILILDEPINGLDPVGVKEIRELLKKISKEYGMTILISSHILGEIERLADKVGIMEKGRLHKEVTIESIREKNLEYIELVTKDIRKAAYILTNDLKISNFKILDNNSIKIYDLNIPQNVISKTLILNDINIESIIRKKSNLEDYFLKTLRKEDYNV, from the coding sequence ATGAATTACGTTATAAGAACAGTTAATGTAACTAAGAGCTTTAAAGAAAGAAATGCTGTAGAGGATGTTAGCATGAATATAAAAAAAGGTGAAATATATGCTCTTTTAGGCGAAAACGGTGCAGGTAAAACTACGCTTATGAAAATGATAACAAATTTAATAAGACCTTCAATAGGTGAAATTGAAATATTCGGAGAAAAATTAAGTGTGAAATCCTTTGAAATTTTAAAAAGAATGGGACAAATAATAGAATATCCTGTATTTTACAACAAACTGACAGCTAAAGAAAATATAGAGCTTCACTTAGAATATATGGGATACTATGATGAAAGAACTATTGATGAAATATTTAAGCTAGTTCATCTTGAAGAGAATAAAGATAAAAAAGTTAGAGAATTTTCTTTAGGTATGAAACAAAGACTTGGAATTGCTAGAGCTATTTCCACAAGACCAGAAATTTTGATTTTAGATGAACCAATTAATGGACTTGATCCAGTGGGGGTTAAGGAAATAAGGGAATTACTTAAGAAGATTTCAAAAGAATACGGTATGACCATTTTAATTTCTAGTCATATTTTAGGTGAAATAGAAAGATTGGCTGATAAAGTAGGTATAATGGAAAAAGGGAGGCTTCATAAAGAGGTTACCATTGAGTCTATACGAGAGAAGAACTTAGAATATATTGAGTTAGTAACGAAGGACATTAGAAAAGCTGCGTATATATTAACAAACGATTTGAAGATATCTAATTTTAAGATTTTAGATAATAATTCAATAAAAATTTATGATCTTAATATACCTCAAAATGTTATTTCAAAAACACTTATTTTAAATGATATAAATATAGAATCTATTATAAGAAAAAAAAGCAACCTTGAAGATTATTTTCTTAAAACTCTTAGAAAGGAGGATTATAATGTTTAA